Within the Rubrobacter calidifluminis genome, the region CCCGAGCTCCTCCCCGAGCGCCTCCCCGGCCACAACGTGCCCGCTCCCCACGGCGGCCGTGAGGATGAGGACGCGCCCGGCGGGAGAGCCGCCCGGCCCGGTCTCTCTACCCTTCGCCAAACCCCCTCCCCACCGCTCCGACGTCGGCGAAAGTCTCGGCGGCCCCGAGCAGACGCGGTTTCGCCCCCGGAGCGGGCTGGCGGGGCCTCTTGCCGAAGGTGGCCAGCCGCTCCAGCCGGGTGAGCTGCAGGGCGGTGGGCTTGGGATGCTGCCAGAGCTCCACCCTGAGCCTGGTCCCCCGCACGAAGACCCTCACGTGGGTGAGCATGAAGGTGGGAACGAAGACCGGCGGCCCCTTCAGCCAGGCCCGAATCGGGGTGAGCCAGCGCAGCCAGCAGCCGCTGTTCGCGACGATCGTCCGTCGTCCATCGTGCCGGTCGAGCACCCTCAGATCGGGCGTGTGGGTATGACCGGAGACGAAAGCATCGATGTGCGGGACGTCGCGGTCGAGCATCGGAGGGCGTCGGCCCTGGACGACGAGCTCGTCTATCCGCTGCTCCTGGGACGGCCCGACGCCCGAGTCCGTATTCACCTCGTGCATCGCCGAGACGAACCGGCGCAGCGTGCGCCCGAGCAACAGCACCAGCGCGGCGAACAGGAGAAGCGTTATGCTGACGAAGAAGACGACATCCTTTATGGCCGCATCCACCCTGGGAACCAGCAGGTAGGCTTTGTAGAAGATCCGGGGCGCATCGTCCGAGACCGTGGAGAAGAACGCTGCGGCCCGGTAGAAGAGGTAGAGGAGCATGAAGGGAAGCATGAGCTTCCCGGTTATGCTCCCCAGCACGTTGTAGAAGTACTTGCTCGACATCCACTGCGGGATCGCCGAGAGCGGACGGACGTCCCGCATCTCCGAGAGGTCGAGGTTGCGTGAGATCCTGCCGAGGGGCACGATCCGGCGCTCGAAATCCCGTACGATGTGGAAGCCGAGCGGGGTGCTCAACGGTGAAGAGTAGTCGTCCACGCGGTTCGGGGGGTCGAACTGATCCCCGTGCTCGCAGTAGACCGTATACCGCTCCCCGTCCCTCCCCCGCAGCCCCACTAGGTAGGAGAGCGCGAACTCGTCCACCCCGATCCCCTCTTCGAGGCTGCCGCGGGCCTTCTCGTTCCACCACACCTCGGCGTCGTGGTTGCCAGGCAGGTAGACGAGGTGCCGGGCCCTGGACCGGGAGAAACGGCGCAGCGCCTCAAAGAGACGCTCGTACTCGGGACGCCCGAGCACAAACCCGGCGCGATCTCCGCCTCCGACTGGTTCTCCGACCAGCAGCAGATCAAGGAAATCCCCCGCGAGGACCAGCTCGACCGGCCCCTCGTGGGTGGAGATGTCCTCGACGAGCTGGGTGAGTTCCTCCGCGGCCTCGAACCCGTCGCACCCGGGGTCCCCGCCTATGTGACAGTCCGAGACGAATACGACGAGCGCGTCTTCTCCGAGGACTCTCAACGGCCCTCCGACAGCCTCTCACATTCG harbors:
- a CDS encoding metallophosphoesterase, which translates into the protein MRVLGEDALVVFVSDCHIGGDPGCDGFEAAEELTQLVEDISTHEGPVELVLAGDFLDLLLVGEPVGGGDRAGFVLGRPEYERLFEALRRFSRSRARHLVYLPGNHDAEVWWNEKARGSLEEGIGVDEFALSYLVGLRGRDGERYTVYCEHGDQFDPPNRVDDYSSPLSTPLGFHIVRDFERRIVPLGRISRNLDLSEMRDVRPLSAIPQWMSSKYFYNVLGSITGKLMLPFMLLYLFYRAAAFFSTVSDDAPRIFYKAYLLVPRVDAAIKDVVFFVSITLLLFAALVLLLGRTLRRFVSAMHEVNTDSGVGPSQEQRIDELVVQGRRPPMLDRDVPHIDAFVSGHTHTPDLRVLDRHDGRRTIVANSGCWLRWLTPIRAWLKGPPVFVPTFMLTHVRVFVRGTRLRVELWQHPKPTALQLTRLERLATFGKRPRQPAPGAKPRLLGAAETFADVGAVGRGFGEG